A single Epinephelus lanceolatus isolate andai-2023 chromosome 22, ASM4190304v1, whole genome shotgun sequence DNA region contains:
- the LOC117245669 gene encoding pentraxin fusion protein-like codes for MNGSQYIWILIGHLLQNVALNKKAIQSSVGFGDAARAVDGNKDPRLTSKTCIHTKEESDPWWRVDLQNVYKIAAVTITNRKEHSHRLNGAEIWIKNSIETNDTKSIRCAVISHIPSEQTVYFPCSAAEGCYVMVLVRGSNKVLSLCEVEVFRENYAHPLSNVALKGNATQSSTLSFATASKAIDGRRHSYYSQGSCSHTAEKKTNPWWRVDLRRTYIVNSVKITNRGDCCAKRLDGAEIRIGNSLENNGNSNPRY; via the exons ATGAATGGAAGTCAGTACATCTGGATCCTCATTG GTCATCTTCTTCAGAATGTGGCACTGAATAAAAAAGCCATCCAGTCTTCAGTAGGCTTCGGTGATGCTGCCAGGGCAGTTGATGGCAACAAAGACCCAAGATTAACAAGCAAAACCTGTATCCACACCAAAGAAGAATCTGATCCCTGGTGGAGAGTAGACTTACAGAATGTGTACAAAATTGCTGCTGTAACAATAACCAACAGAAAAGAACACAGTCACAGGCTGAATGGTGCCGAAATCTGGATTAAAAACTCAATAGAGACCAATGACACCAAAAGCATCAG ATGTGCAGTCATCTCTCACATCCCAAGCGAACAAACAGTCTACTTTCCATGCAGCGCTGCAGAGGGATGCTACGTCATGGTGCTTGTCCGAGGAAGCAACAAGGTTTTGAGTCTTTGCGAAGTTGAGGTGTTCCGTGAAAACTATG CACATCCTTTATCCAACGTGGCACTGAAAGGAAATGCCACCCAGTCATCAACGCTGTCTTTCGCTACTGCCTCCAAAGCCATCGATGGGAGACGGCATTCATACTACAGCCAGGGGTCCTGTAGCCACACTGCCGAGAAAAAGACTAACCCCTGGTGGAGGGTGGACCTGCGACGGACATATATAGTCAATTCTGTCAAAATCACTAACAGAGGAGACTGCTGTGCCAAGAGACTGGATGGAGCTGAGATCCGAATTGGGAACTCCCTGGAGAACAATGGAAACAGTAACCCCAGGTACTGA
- the LOC144458306 gene encoding fucolectin-like yields MRCATIAYIRAGKTNTYHCDGGSMEGRFVNVIIPGESKTLTLCEVEVFPENYVHPLSNVALKGDATQSSTLSFATASKAIDGRRNSYYSQGYCSHTAEKKTNPWWRVDLRRTYIVNSVKITNRGDCCAERLDGAEIRIGNSLENNGNSNPRCATIAHIRAGKTNTYHCDGGSMEGRFVNVIIPGEGKTLTLCEVEVYAAPKGMKGRYVKVIIPGDSKVLTLCEVEVFASAGTVLYV; encoded by the exons ATGAG GTGTGCTACCATCGCCTACATCAGAGCGGGTAAAACCAACACATACCACTGTGATGGCGGCAGCATGGAGGGTCGCTTTGTGAATGTGATTATCCCTGGAGAAAGCAAGACTCTCACCCTGTGTGAAGTGGAGGTGTTCCCTGAAAACTATG TACATCCTTTATCCAACGTGGCACTGAAAGGAGATGCCACCCAGTCATCAACGCTGTCTTTCGCTACTGCCTCCAAAGCCATCGATGGGAGACGGAACTCATACTACAGCCAGGGGTACTGCAGCCACACTGCCGAGAAAAAGACCAACCCCTGGTGGAGGGTGGACCTGCGACGGACATATATAGTCAATTCTGTCAAAATCACTAACAGAGGAGACTGCTGTGCCGAGAGACTGGATGGTGCTGAGATCCGCATTGGGAACTCCCTGGAGAACAACGGAAACAGTAACCCCAG GTGTGCTACCATCGCCCACATCAGAGCGGGTAAAACCAACACATACCACTGTGATGGCGGCAGCATGGAGGGTCGCTTTGTGAATGTGATTATCCCTGGAGAGGGCAAGACTCTCACCCTGTGTGAAGTGGAGGTGTATGCTGCCCCAAAAG GCATGAAAGGTCGCTACGTCAAAGTGATTATTCCAGGAGATTCTAAGGTGCTGACACTGTGTGAAGTGGAAGTGTTCGCTTCGGCAGGTACGGTCCTTTATGTCTAG